In the Victivallis sp. Marseille-Q1083 genome, one interval contains:
- a CDS encoding RHS repeat-associated core domain-containing protein yields MGLLKSLLAMFVFGLTCSILIANENNPPLCPPHDFFNVPISKNCSGSVRLLSARNVTIKQYTNYSPSWVIECSCGYYYVSKKCKRCGYTEVTDKRFHPWGRYYPGANGDGTIGGSTPGTRSFGLLVRCFECGFEASDGGTITVVPYYNPTGPEPPEPSPPESPAPPSLPEDPTTPPEQEGPSLPPSSSGEVSIALKGPAVPQPMYVDIHGLPEAAKRPQQEEEKDQPDSFFRIDVGSLMPSISVADISIPVGNGDLKLEVRRSYQIENSGAPPAGFPLGFGEAWRSNFQARAEVGQLTLINTTSGSIFGRISTTLKVYDETGTEYVFTADGIPDQSTTQSYSPVTNGFASAAAFGSSVVRDSTTNTITWTRKFGTQYIFQPINSATYRLAQVVDRNGNAIEYQYSTQPGQLTWPVKLVYVPANADQSAAIALTVAYGTAGQITSVTDPAGNTYNYNYEIKGGKYFLTSVQQPAVGVYENGTVVSERPTFRYTYNLNRSTIEWCSLHYYFEDSNRYAVGNTNTGYNLISSITYPNGNAVTFQYVNDILYNDVITPRKALVLSQVTSPDGTVKFEQMDACGPRFRTDLARCYDNRIINRVTDTNGNVWQYCFEQPVISGGFSVTQVSSGGGTPIRSSLKSFSYAQTRRTFLGSQSDKSDSGPTAVWEYGFETNYASNLIRATDEDGASITYVYNPPVTTLLPSNDPVKIYPYPQYNNTRGELRYDYNLKKYVGKYFTYDPTFHVMTSVSDTDYAPDSSAGSAGALDTANEVKSVYTLDAKGNRLREVTKKGGEAVRTLQFEYDDYGLVKKTVDGAGRVTLYQRQYTASGWQDTATVKGCNDELNIVTVKKFDKRGLLLEETDGNGNTTSYQYNTLGKLEKITRPAVINPATGQSVQPTVEYRRTVMGQVAAQKDENGTWTYFTYDNMFRLLSKRIDVTGSDDVTEQYTYDAAGNRKTYTDPLGCVTTYTYDGRRRLISESRPNPSGPPLVTAYAYGRFAGNDIFSDSWFQPTRVTDPKGIATELTYDSLFQVTNKKRSGISLESYEYDRKGNVQKKTLHNSSPGSGDQVFTYTYDAFHQPLTESLALTSSVNLVTRYVYDASGKPVQLVDAEGNTTSFVYDGAGRPTKRTVDLDATHSAVTELSYDANGNVITAVLRNGAAANGSGDQTTSMQYDALNRLMVRKDALNHTESFAYDLAGNPVRKTDKLGRVTVTEFDQLNRPVKETLPAVLDGESGTVTSPVTTTIYNKKGAVLRQTDPRGFLTVNTYNILGQLTQQVVGSGSSTPLTTTYQYDANGNVTREQVMRGSTPLVTQTQYDNFNRVIKVIDPESKTTSYTYDTVGNKLSSTDGRNYTTNYTYDKANRLTQTQLPSVSCYTAADSAALSVRPATLTTYDKVGRVLTTTDENGKVTTNVYDQGGRKLKTTDAAGGIVEYVYDAAGNPVKQTVRNTRSGGDRVTVWTYDLLNRKLTETLNPGVTGLERTTTNTYDANGNLLSLIRPDGKETGYAYDALNRLQMTGYLDAMEQNREYVYNLNGQITQVTENTHRTSYTYDLFGRVTAEKTSKKTGSAWTQQSVISSTYDAVGNRLTVSYPSGRGLNCTYDRRNLLTKVTATTSGGPAKETTYSYDNAGNRITMLMPNGVAAAYTFDAANRQTKITHTRNGVNLYTAAYRLDRAGNRLRIDESGSGRSNRILRYTYDNVYRLLSEADSTGATAVYTYDTAGNRLTKQLDGTTTTYTVNRLDQVTEAKNDTDLLTSWSYNLNGELATRTTGGVTESFSYDRAGRLVDVSADGISSFSAVYDYRCRRLAKTENEVTVSYLYDGGESVQEYDSQGSLTTHLVRAGGYGGGIGSVIYTENGLGADREYFLYNLLGSTAALCNDAGAVTATNCYGAWGVVASSTGNNDNERLFCTKERSASLKLDYFGFRYYDGELGRFISRDPSGYPDGPNNYLYCRNNPVNLIDVLGLEALDEKTIPLEQTFFAQRYRALEEEAPEDMQGVQRINSGSQAFMNFYISNIPVLHESLTFGAKQDASGRKLSDEEIAWEAVTTAVNLVGRLGTAAKKIVKESLGGAKGASSLLKQGDHAVDGARVWKQGEKAADGARVWKQGEKAADINNVSTQVSRLKENVEKGRLGEINAGIVKNTKHIPSQLPNKEYFIPDGIVNEHHFQEVKNVNFQSLTSQLKEDIKHVGPNGRVDLIIDVRTRVSKTLQELHNDPQNALNIIIKELNKKVE; encoded by the coding sequence TACGCCGGGGACCCGTTCTTTCGGCTTGCTGGTCCGCTGCTTCGAATGCGGCTTCGAAGCGTCGGACGGCGGCACGATTACCGTAGTGCCGTACTACAACCCCACCGGTCCGGAGCCGCCGGAACCGTCTCCGCCGGAATCGCCGGCCCCGCCGTCTCTGCCGGAAGATCCGACGACACCGCCGGAACAGGAAGGTCCGTCTCTGCCGCCGTCGTCCTCCGGTGAAGTATCCATTGCGTTGAAAGGGCCGGCGGTTCCCCAGCCGATGTATGTCGATATTCACGGTTTGCCGGAGGCGGCGAAGCGACCGCAGCAGGAGGAGGAAAAGGACCAGCCCGATTCTTTTTTCCGAATTGATGTCGGCTCGCTGATGCCGAGCATTTCCGTTGCCGACATTTCGATTCCGGTAGGCAATGGCGACTTGAAACTGGAAGTGCGGCGTTCTTATCAAATTGAAAATTCCGGTGCCCCGCCGGCCGGTTTTCCGCTTGGCTTCGGTGAGGCGTGGCGCTCCAACTTTCAAGCCCGGGCCGAGGTTGGGCAACTGACTTTGATCAATACAACTTCCGGCAGTATTTTCGGCCGGATTTCCACGACGTTGAAAGTCTATGATGAAACCGGTACTGAATATGTTTTCACGGCAGACGGTATTCCGGACCAATCGACCACACAGAGCTATTCGCCGGTAACCAACGGTTTTGCTTCGGCGGCGGCTTTCGGCAGCAGCGTCGTCAGGGATTCGACGACCAATACGATTACCTGGACCAGGAAATTCGGGACGCAGTATATTTTTCAGCCGATCAACTCGGCAACATACCGTCTGGCGCAGGTGGTCGACCGCAACGGCAATGCCATCGAATACCAATATTCCACCCAGCCGGGACAGTTAACCTGGCCGGTGAAATTGGTCTATGTCCCGGCAAACGCCGACCAGTCCGCCGCCATTGCCCTGACGGTTGCCTACGGGACGGCGGGACAGATTACCAGTGTCACCGATCCGGCCGGCAACACCTACAATTACAATTACGAAATAAAAGGCGGGAAATATTTTCTGACCAGCGTTCAGCAGCCGGCAGTCGGCGTTTATGAAAACGGTACGGTGGTTTCCGAACGGCCGACTTTTCGCTACACTTATAACCTCAATCGCTCAACCATTGAATGGTGTTCGCTTCATTATTATTTTGAAGATTCGAACAGATATGCCGTCGGCAATACCAATACCGGGTACAATCTCATCAGCTCGATCACTTATCCCAACGGCAATGCTGTGACATTTCAGTATGTCAACGATATTTTATACAATGACGTGATAACGCCCCGGAAAGCCCTGGTATTGTCCCAGGTGACTTCTCCGGACGGTACGGTCAAGTTTGAACAAATGGACGCATGCGGGCCGAGATTCCGTACCGATTTGGCGAGATGCTATGACAACCGTATCATCAACCGGGTGACCGACACCAACGGCAACGTCTGGCAATATTGCTTTGAACAACCGGTGATCAGCGGGGGATTTTCGGTAACCCAGGTCAGCAGCGGCGGCGGCACGCCGATTCGCAGCAGTTTGAAGAGTTTTTCTTATGCTCAGACTCGCCGTACCTTTTTGGGAAGCCAGTCGGATAAAAGCGATAGCGGCCCGACGGCGGTTTGGGAATACGGCTTCGAAACGAATTACGCCTCGAATTTGATCCGGGCTACCGATGAGGACGGGGCCTCAATCACTTACGTTTATAATCCGCCGGTTACGACTCTGCTGCCTTCCAACGATCCGGTCAAAATCTATCCCTATCCTCAGTACAACAATACTCGCGGCGAATTGCGGTATGACTACAATCTGAAGAAATATGTCGGCAAATATTTTACCTATGATCCGACTTTCCATGTGATGACCAGCGTCAGCGATACGGATTATGCCCCGGACAGCTCGGCAGGGAGTGCCGGCGCACTCGATACGGCCAATGAGGTAAAGTCGGTTTATACTTTGGATGCCAAAGGCAATCGCCTCCGGGAAGTGACGAAAAAAGGCGGCGAGGCGGTCCGGACATTGCAATTCGAGTATGACGATTACGGCCTGGTCAAGAAAACGGTTGACGGCGCCGGGCGGGTGACGCTGTATCAGCGGCAATACACCGCTTCCGGCTGGCAGGACACGGCGACCGTCAAGGGCTGCAACGATGAATTGAACATCGTCACGGTCAAAAAATTCGATAAACGCGGTCTGCTGCTGGAGGAGACCGACGGCAACGGCAACACGACCAGTTACCAGTACAACACGCTGGGCAAGCTGGAGAAGATCACCCGGCCGGCCGTGATCAATCCGGCCACCGGACAGTCGGTACAGCCGACCGTGGAATACCGCCGGACGGTGATGGGACAGGTGGCGGCCCAGAAAGACGAGAACGGCACCTGGACTTATTTCACCTATGACAATATGTTCCGGCTGCTGTCAAAACGAATTGATGTGACCGGTTCGGATGATGTTACGGAGCAGTATACATACGATGCGGCCGGCAACCGCAAGACCTATACCGATCCACTCGGCTGCGTGACGACTTATACATATGACGGCCGCCGCCGGCTGATTTCGGAATCGCGCCCGAATCCATCCGGACCGCCGTTGGTGACAGCCTATGCCTACGGCCGTTTTGCCGGCAACGATATTTTCAGCGACAGTTGGTTCCAGCCGACCAGGGTTACCGATCCGAAAGGAATTGCCACCGAGTTGACCTATGATTCGCTGTTTCAGGTGACCAATAAGAAGCGGTCGGGAATTTCATTGGAGAGTTATGAATATGACCGCAAGGGAAACGTTCAGAAAAAAACGCTGCACAATTCGTCGCCCGGCAGCGGAGATCAGGTATTCACTTACACCTATGACGCTTTTCATCAGCCATTGACTGAATCGCTGGCCTTGACTTCCTCGGTCAATCTGGTGACGCGCTACGTTTACGACGCTTCCGGCAAACCGGTTCAATTGGTGGATGCGGAGGGAAATACGACTTCTTTTGTTTATGACGGCGCCGGGCGGCCGACGAAACGGACAGTTGACCTGGATGCGACGCATTCAGCGGTAACGGAATTGAGCTATGACGCCAATGGCAATGTGATAACGGCTGTTTTGCGCAATGGCGCGGCAGCAAACGGCAGCGGCGACCAGACCACTTCGATGCAGTATGACGCCCTGAATCGTTTGATGGTTCGAAAGGATGCGTTAAATCATACCGAATCTTTTGCTTATGATCTGGCCGGCAACCCGGTCAGGAAAACCGACAAGCTCGGCAGAGTGACGGTGACGGAATTCGACCAGTTGAATCGTCCGGTCAAGGAAACCTTGCCGGCGGTATTGGACGGCGAATCCGGGACGGTGACTTCGCCGGTGACGACGACGATTTACAACAAAAAAGGCGCCGTGCTGCGTCAGACTGATCCGCGCGGTTTTTTGACGGTCAATACTTATAACATTCTGGGACAGTTGACGCAGCAGGTGGTCGGATCCGGCAGCAGTACGCCGCTGACGACGACTTATCAGTACGATGCCAACGGCAACGTCACCCGGGAGCAGGTCATGCGCGGTTCGACGCCGTTGGTGACGCAAACGCAATACGACAATTTCAACCGGGTCATCAAGGTCATCGATCCGGAGAGCAAAACGACTTCCTACACCTACGATACGGTGGGAAACAAACTGTCCTCCACCGACGGACGCAACTATACGACGAATTACACCTACGACAAAGCGAACCGTTTGACTCAGACCCAGTTGCCGTCGGTCAGTTGCTACACTGCGGCGGACAGTGCCGCCCTGTCGGTGCGCCCGGCGACGCTGACGACTTATGACAAGGTGGGACGGGTGTTGACGACCACCGATGAGAACGGCAAGGTGACGACGAACGTCTATGACCAGGGCGGACGGAAGCTGAAAACGACCGATGCGGCCGGCGGCATCGTCGAGTACGTCTATGACGCGGCCGGCAATCCGGTCAAGCAAACGGTACGCAATACCCGGTCGGGCGGCGACCGGGTGACGGTCTGGACTTATGACTTGTTGAACCGGAAATTGACCGAAACGTTGAATCCCGGCGTCACCGGTCTGGAACGGACGACGACGAACACGTACGATGCCAACGGCAATCTGCTGTCGTTAATCCGGCCGGACGGCAAGGAAACGGGCTATGCCTATGACGCGTTGAATCGGCTGCAGATGACCGGCTATCTCGACGCGATGGAGCAGAACCGGGAATATGTCTACAATCTGAACGGACAGATTACCCAGGTGACTGAAAACACGCACCGGACCAGCTATACCTACGATCTTTTCGGTCGGGTGACGGCGGAAAAAACCTCGAAGAAAACTGGTTCGGCCTGGACGCAGCAAAGTGTTATTTCGAGCACCTACGATGCGGTCGGCAACCGTTTGACGGTCTCCTATCCGTCCGGCCGCGGCTTGAATTGCACTTACGACCGGCGCAATCTGCTGACCAAAGTAACCGCCACAACCAGCGGCGGACCGGCGAAAGAAACGACTTACAGTTATGACAATGCCGGTAACCGCATCACGATGCTGATGCCGAACGGCGTGGCGGCGGCTTACACTTTCGATGCCGCGAATCGTCAGACGAAGATCACCCATACCCGGAACGGCGTGAATTTGTATACCGCCGCCTACCGCCTGGACCGGGCCGGCAACCGGCTGCGGATTGATGAGAGCGGCTCCGGCCGCTCGAACCGGATTCTGCGCTACACATATGACAACGTTTACCGGTTGCTGAGTGAGGCGGACAGCACCGGCGCGACGGCAGTTTATACCTATGATACCGCCGGCAACCGGCTGACCAAACAGCTTGACGGCACGACGACGACCTATACCGTCAATCGGCTTGACCAGGTGACGGAAGCGAAGAACGACACCGACTTGTTGACCAGTTGGAGTTACAACCTCAACGGTGAACTGGCGACCCGGACCACCGGCGGCGTGACGGAAAGCTTCAGCTATGACCGGGCCGGGCGCCTGGTCGATGTCAGCGCCGACGGCATTTCCAGTTTCAGCGCGGTGTACGATTATCGCTGCCGCCGTCTTGCAAAAACCGAAAACGAAGTTACGGTATCATATCTTTACGATGGTGGCGAATCGGTGCAGGAATACGATTCGCAGGGTTCTTTGACAACTCATTTGGTGCGCGCCGGCGGCTACGGCGGCGGCATCGGCAGTGTGATCTATACGGAAAATGGCCTGGGTGCCGACCGGGAATATTTCCTCTATAATCTGTTGGGCTCGACAGCGGCGTTGTGCAATGACGCCGGGGCAGTGACGGCGACAAACTGTTACGGCGCCTGGGGGGTGGTCGCTTCCTCGACCGGCAACAACGACAACGAGCGGCTGTTCTGCACGAAAGAACGGTCCGCATCGCTTAAGCTTGATTATTTCGGTTTCCGTTATTACGACGGCGAGCTCGGCCGTTTCATCTCCCGCGACCCATCCGGTTACCCGGACGGCCCGAACAACTATCTCTATTGCCGGAACAATCCGGTGAATCTGATCGATGTCTTGGGGCTGGAAGCATTGGATGAGAAAACCATTCCCCTTGAGCAGACATTCTTTGCTCAACGATACAGAGCGTTGGAAGAAGAGGCTCCAGAGGACATGCAGGGCGTGCAGCGTATTAACAGTGGCAGCCAAGCCTTTATGAATTTTTATATAAGCAATATTCCTGTATTGCATGAATCTCTGACTTTTGGTGCTAAGCAGGATGCTTCAGGACGAAAACTTTCAGATGAGGAAATTGCTTGGGAGGCGGTAACTACAGCAGTCAACTTGGTGGGGAGGCTTGGTACCGCTGCCAAAAAAATCGTAAAAGAGAGTTTGGGGGGAGCCAAAGGTGCCTCTAGCTTACTGAAGCAGGGGGATCATGCTGTCGATGGTGCCAGAGTGTGGAAGCAGGGAGAGAAGGCTGCCGATGGTGCCAGAGTGTGGAAGCAGGGAGAGAAGGCTGCCGACATTAATAATGTTTCTACACAAGTTAGCCGCCTGAAAGAAAATGTGGAAAAGGGACGACTAGGAGAAATTAATGCTGGAATTGTAAAGAATACCAAACACATTCCGAGTCAGCTTCCTAATAAAGAGTACTTTATTCCTGATGGAATTGTTAATGAGCATCATTTTCAAGAAGTGAAAAATGTAAATTTTCAGTCACTTACTTCTCAATTAAAGGAGGACATTAAACATGTTGGTCCAAATGGAAGAGTTGATTTAATTATTGATGTCAGAACAAGAGTTTCAAAAACTTTGCAGGAATTACATAATGATCCACAAAATGCATTGAATATCATCATAAAAGAATTAAATAAAAAGGTAGAATAA